Proteins co-encoded in one Clarias gariepinus isolate MV-2021 ecotype Netherlands chromosome 13, CGAR_prim_01v2, whole genome shotgun sequence genomic window:
- the cldn23l gene encoding claudin-23 yields MHTPASIVTGIVFAPLGLVLVFTAAITPQWREGQVRLGRIGSGDGGGIELLLLRSDGLWESCLQVVHSELRECWPVSGPYQHDSRVRATRGLVLSSLFLCGSGIVLASVGARCWTDTPLRNVAGAGGMLVALAGVLSLAALSIYTHHLPKLGVELVSNMSDFQGLDLHKLPSLTLRPAGSLYFGWVGAWVQVLGGLALLFGVGRPQCPVRTRQVRREIVMKSYDVSC; encoded by the coding sequence ATGCACACGCCGGCTTCGATAGTGACTGGCATTGTCTTCGCTCCCTTGGGACTGGTGCTGGTGTTCACGGCAGCCATCACGCCTCAATGGCGGGAAGGCCAGGTTCGTTTGGGAAGGATTGGGTCAGGTGATGGCGGAGGCATCGAGCTTCTGCTCCTCCGCTCAGACGGACTATGGGAGAGCTGCTTGCAGGTCGTGCACTCCGAATTGCGGGAGTGCTGGCCTGTATCTGGACCGTACCAACATGACTCACGTGTCCGCGCCACTCGGGGACTTGTGCTCTCATCTCTGTTCCTGTGTGGCTCGGGGATTGTGCTGGCCAGTGTCGGTGCCCGCTGTTGGACGGACACGCCACTTAGAAACGtagctggagctggaggaatGCTGGTCGCACTTGCTGGTGTGCTCAGTCTCGCAGCGTTGAGCATCTACACCCATCACTTGCCCAAACTTGGGGTGGAACTTGTATCAAACATGTCTGACTTTCAAGGGCTGGACTTGCACAAGTTGCCCAGTCTGACCCTGCGCCCGGCTGGTTCTCTGTATTTCGGCTGGGTTGGTGCATGGGTGCAGGTGCTTGGCGGACTGGCATTGCTGTTTGGGGTTGGGCGACCGCAATGCCCAGTTCGCACCAGACAGGTACGGAGGGAGATTGTGATGAAGTCCTACGATGTCAGCTGCTAG